A genomic window from Qipengyuania oceanensis includes:
- a CDS encoding cell wall hydrolase, whose amino-acid sequence MSWLSDLARNSAGAARRPIMLSALVSLVAVGTAGGVWLMDSRAEAAAEVATAKKQAVARKIHELNTINEGEGAELVLQGESAQARNSRIPMSSTLERLSGVSGLPLSGPVYETALKCMTQAVYYEAANEPLRGKRAVAQVVLNRMRHSAYPNSVCGVVYEGSNQRVCQFSFTCDGSLLRGPMARQWNESREVAKAALAGSTEPSVGTATHYHADYVLPRWAFQLGKLEKIGVHIFYRFKGSWGSSNAFTRRWSGHEAIPSLDFGRMRERLAANVEIVAPEPEFVPGTTVVADVKDRHASYDVGGRIDTTKTWRLTIPDPVTASSTYRATLGEHGAGSSAGDTSSAEQQP is encoded by the coding sequence GTGAGCTGGCTGTCAGATCTCGCGCGCAACAGCGCCGGTGCCGCCAGGCGGCCGATAATGCTGAGCGCATTGGTCAGCCTCGTCGCGGTCGGGACGGCAGGCGGCGTATGGCTGATGGACAGCCGTGCCGAAGCCGCTGCCGAAGTCGCGACGGCGAAGAAGCAGGCCGTCGCGCGCAAGATCCACGAACTGAATACCATCAACGAGGGCGAGGGCGCCGAGCTCGTGCTACAAGGCGAAAGCGCGCAGGCGCGCAACTCGCGCATTCCCATGTCCTCTACCCTCGAGCGGCTGTCGGGCGTCAGCGGCCTGCCCCTGAGCGGGCCGGTATACGAAACCGCGCTCAAGTGCATGACTCAGGCCGTTTATTACGAGGCTGCGAACGAGCCGCTGCGCGGCAAGCGCGCGGTCGCGCAGGTGGTGCTCAACCGGATGCGGCACAGCGCCTATCCCAACTCGGTCTGCGGGGTCGTCTACGAGGGATCGAACCAGCGCGTCTGCCAGTTCAGTTTCACCTGCGACGGCTCGCTCCTGCGCGGCCCTATGGCGCGCCAGTGGAACGAATCGCGCGAGGTGGCGAAGGCCGCCCTCGCGGGATCGACCGAGCCGAGCGTCGGCACGGCGACCCATTACCACGCCGATTACGTCCTGCCGCGCTGGGCCTTCCAACTCGGCAAGCTGGAGAAGATCGGCGTTCATATCTTCTACCGGTTCAAGGGGTCGTGGGGCTCCAGCAATGCCTTCACCCGGCGCTGGTCGGGCCATGAAGCCATTCCCTCGCTGGATTTCGGCCGGATGCGAGAACGGCTCGCTGCCAACGTCGAGATCGTCGCGCCGGAACCGGAGTTCGTGCCCGGTACCACCGTGGTCGCGGACGTGAAGGATCGTCACGCTTCCTATGACGTGGGTGGGCGGATCGACACGACCAAGACCTGGCGCCTGACGATCCCCGATCCGGTAACGGCAAGTTCAACCTATCGCGCCACTCTTGGCGAGCACGGCGCGGGTTCTTCCGCCGGCGACACATCTTCTGCGGAGCAGCAGCCATGA
- a CDS encoding ATP-binding cassette domain-containing protein: MTEAVAELAARFGIGFASTQFTTLARGPDGRLPFHQAGPAVELAGLNFIPRRGARLPRDPDLYPALVNLERDGIAVLHEVREDEIRLWLPGSGEGVWVPQSQIADQFNGGFLSVFGDPDSLRESEAPWYAKGRRHWFWSEIHKERDSFRPVILASVIINLLALSLPLFTMNVYDRVIPNRAESTLWVLAVGVALAFALEFALKAARNNVVDQIGKRLDLKLSQKIYGRLLTTPLASRKGHTGSLAARVSEYAQVRDFFASTTVVLMVDLVFLVVFVAAIAYIGGWLALIPLAAMAGMAIAGWRLQNKVTEAAQDAQTDYGLQQTLLVESLSSMETLKSMTSEGGMVGRWYRLAEVGAFSQARLRKINSTAVGLAATFQQVSNISLIIGGYYLFASGAISMGAIIAIVMLSSRSLAPAGQIAYLLTRARQVKTTLSSIDELFDGEDERKHGSLSIPARVRSATIRMDNLGFRYPGVESSALSDINLTIEPGERIAVVGRVASGKSTLGRVLCGLYQPTEGSMTVDGIDSRQFRPQDLRTAFRFVGQDANVFTGSVKDNLTLGRPEATDEAMVEALRITGADQFLSRDAGGFDRAVGEHGNKLSGGQRSFLALARAFVSPSELLFLDEPTGAMDSQTEKLFVDRLTGAMRPSQTLLISTHRPALFSLCNRIIVLDKGRIVADGPKDKITAAAGAIS; encoded by the coding sequence TTGACCGAAGCCGTCGCCGAACTGGCGGCGCGTTTCGGCATCGGCTTTGCTTCGACACAATTTACCACGCTCGCACGTGGGCCGGACGGACGCCTGCCGTTCCACCAGGCGGGTCCGGCGGTCGAACTGGCCGGGCTGAACTTCATCCCGCGGCGCGGAGCACGGCTACCGCGCGATCCGGATCTCTATCCTGCACTCGTGAATCTCGAGCGGGACGGCATCGCCGTCCTGCACGAGGTCCGCGAGGACGAGATTCGTCTCTGGCTGCCGGGCAGCGGCGAGGGTGTCTGGGTGCCCCAGAGCCAGATCGCCGACCAGTTCAACGGCGGCTTCCTGAGCGTGTTCGGCGACCCCGACAGCCTGCGCGAGAGCGAGGCCCCGTGGTACGCCAAGGGCAGGCGTCACTGGTTCTGGAGCGAGATCCACAAAGAGCGGGATTCGTTCCGCCCGGTGATTCTCGCGTCGGTCATCATCAACCTGCTGGCTCTGTCGCTCCCGCTGTTCACGATGAACGTCTACGACCGGGTCATCCCCAATCGCGCGGAATCGACCCTGTGGGTTCTCGCAGTCGGCGTCGCGCTGGCCTTCGCGCTTGAATTCGCGCTCAAGGCAGCGCGCAACAATGTCGTCGACCAGATCGGCAAGCGTCTCGATCTCAAGCTCTCGCAGAAGATCTACGGCCGGCTGCTGACCACTCCTCTCGCTTCGCGCAAGGGGCACACCGGCTCGCTTGCCGCGCGCGTTTCCGAATATGCGCAAGTGCGCGATTTCTTCGCATCGACCACCGTCGTGCTGATGGTCGACCTGGTGTTCCTCGTCGTCTTCGTCGCCGCGATCGCCTACATCGGCGGGTGGCTGGCGCTCATCCCGCTCGCCGCCATGGCCGGCATGGCTATCGCGGGCTGGCGTCTCCAGAACAAGGTGACCGAGGCGGCGCAGGATGCGCAGACCGATTACGGTCTCCAGCAGACGCTCCTGGTCGAATCGCTGTCGAGCATGGAAACGCTCAAGAGCATGACCAGCGAAGGCGGCATGGTCGGGCGCTGGTATCGCCTCGCCGAAGTGGGCGCTTTCTCGCAGGCGCGACTGCGCAAGATCAATTCGACCGCGGTCGGCCTCGCCGCCACGTTCCAGCAGGTGTCCAACATCTCGCTGATCATCGGCGGCTATTACCTGTTCGCCAGCGGCGCCATCTCGATGGGTGCGATCATCGCGATCGTCATGTTGTCGTCCCGCTCGCTCGCCCCGGCCGGCCAGATCGCTTACCTGCTGACCAGGGCACGCCAGGTGAAGACGACGCTTTCCAGTATCGACGAGCTGTTCGATGGCGAGGACGAGCGCAAGCACGGCAGCCTGTCGATCCCCGCACGGGTACGCTCGGCGACGATCCGGATGGACAATCTCGGGTTCCGGTATCCCGGCGTGGAATCTTCCGCCCTGTCCGACATCAATCTCACGATCGAGCCGGGCGAGCGCATCGCGGTGGTCGGGCGGGTCGCGTCGGGCAAGTCGACCCTGGGCCGCGTCCTGTGTGGCCTCTACCAGCCGACCGAAGGCTCGATGACCGTCGACGGGATCGACAGTCGCCAGTTCCGACCCCAGGACCTGCGAACGGCGTTCCGGTTCGTCGGGCAGGATGCCAATGTGTTCACCGGTTCGGTGAAGGACAATTTGACACTCGGCCGCCCGGAAGCGACCGACGAGGCGATGGTCGAGGCCCTGCGGATCACCGGTGCCGACCAGTTCCTCTCGCGCGATGCCGGCGGTTTCGACCGCGCGGTCGGCGAACACGGCAACAAGCTGTCCGGCGGCCAGCGCAGCTTCCTTGCGCTCGCCCGGGCTTTCGTTTCGCCGAGCGAATTGCTGTTTCTCGACGAGCCGACCGGCGCGATGGATTCGCAGACCGAAAAACTGTTCGTCGACCGGCTGACCGGGGCGATGCGCCCCAGCCAGACGCTGCTGATCTCGACCCACCGCCCGGCGTTGTTCTCGCTGTGCAATCGGATCATCGTACTGGACAAGGGCCGGATCGTCGCCGACGGCCCGAAGGACAAGATCACCGCCGCCGCGGGAGCAATCTCGTGA